In Oryzihumus leptocrescens, the following are encoded in one genomic region:
- a CDS encoding WhiB family transcriptional regulator yields the protein MQLTALIDMHEQANDSGNAIPCRENDAELWFAESPADVEFAKSLCGTCPAKAQCLAGALERQEPWGVWGGELFVQGVVVARKRPRGRPRKHPVAA from the coding sequence ATGCAGCTCACAGCGCTGATCGACATGCACGAGCAGGCCAACGACTCCGGCAACGCGATCCCGTGTCGGGAGAACGACGCTGAGCTCTGGTTCGCCGAGAGCCCGGCGGATGTCGAGTTCGCGAAGTCCCTGTGCGGGACGTGCCCGGCCAAGGCCCAGTGCCTCGCGGGTGCGCTCGAGCGGCAGGAGCCCTGGGGTGTCTGGGGTGGCGAGCTCTTCGTCCAGGGAGTTGTCGTGGCCCGCAAGCGCCCGCGGGGTCGTCCTCGCAAGCACCCGGTTGCGGCCTGA
- a CDS encoding mycoredoxin, with protein sequence MASAPALPADGTITMFSTTWCGYCTRLKTQLDREGIGYTEVNIEHDPASADYVMAVNGGNQTVPTVVFPDGTAATNPSLAEVKARLS encoded by the coding sequence ATGGCTTCGGCCCCCGCCCTGCCCGCCGACGGCACCATCACGATGTTCAGCACGACATGGTGCGGCTACTGCACCCGGCTGAAGACCCAGCTCGACCGTGAGGGCATCGGCTACACCGAGGTCAACATCGAGCACGACCCGGCCAGCGCCGACTACGTCATGGCCGTCAACGGCGGCAACCAGACCGTGCCGACCGTCGTGTTCCCCGACGGCACCGCCGCCACCAACCCCTCCCTCGCCGAGGTCAAGGCCCGCCTGTCCTGA
- a CDS encoding lamin tail domain-containing protein has protein sequence MSRLRMGLSLLAAALISTTGAALAPSAEAAAPSCSTSGTWRQGELNVYWFDVEQGDSQLIVGPTGKTMLIDLGETAWNSTGTSTNATKVAAQIRSICGIASGPVHLDYVMASHQHLDHIGYSGNPNDTQSYGNGIWQLLSPTGSGGLGFEVGQLIDHDGGVWNDANGDGSCEVGTSTAPANETAWHNAGTTSTTATRWICWLYGPAGQADRANINGKVLRLANPGPWPTIDMGGGATASILNANAYGTKQADGVTPVSGDHTADATPPSENDYSIAVRFAYGPYKYATAGDSDGEYSTSANGYTYNDIEAGLAPKIGDVDTVRANHHGSAHSSSLKYLQALTPRTTFISCGVNSYGHPGNATLNNYRSVGADIFLANDPCDTTDTTGAAIDYSGTFNHNGTVHLATSNTGAGYTVDYDGGTRTYVTGDSGGGGTTGDPTKVKVNEVLMAPSGTGTEWIELYNPTTSSVDVSGYYVDDVAGGGGAPKAIPAGTVIPAGGRYVMDVGSGYLNNTGAESARFLSVSGTTETVYDTYSWTLSSTQYDKVFHRSGDGGAWCNTISANVTKGTANPTTCP, from the coding sequence ATGAGTCGTCTCCGCATGGGCCTGTCGCTGCTCGCGGCCGCCCTCATCAGCACCACCGGCGCCGCGCTCGCGCCCAGCGCCGAGGCCGCCGCCCCGTCCTGCTCGACCTCCGGCACCTGGCGCCAGGGCGAGCTCAACGTGTACTGGTTCGACGTCGAGCAGGGCGACTCCCAGCTCATCGTCGGGCCGACCGGCAAGACCATGCTCATCGACCTCGGCGAGACGGCGTGGAACTCCACCGGCACCAGCACCAACGCGACCAAGGTGGCCGCGCAGATCCGCAGCATCTGCGGGATCGCCTCCGGCCCGGTGCATCTCGACTACGTGATGGCCTCGCACCAGCACCTGGACCACATCGGCTACAGCGGCAACCCCAACGACACCCAGTCCTACGGCAACGGGATCTGGCAGCTGCTGTCCCCGACCGGCAGCGGCGGGCTGGGCTTCGAGGTCGGTCAGCTGATCGACCACGACGGCGGGGTCTGGAACGACGCCAACGGCGACGGGTCCTGCGAGGTCGGCACCTCGACCGCCCCCGCGAACGAGACCGCGTGGCACAACGCCGGCACGACCTCGACCACCGCGACCCGGTGGATCTGCTGGCTGTACGGGCCGGCCGGACAGGCGGACCGGGCCAACATCAACGGCAAGGTGCTGCGGCTGGCCAACCCGGGTCCGTGGCCGACGATCGACATGGGTGGTGGCGCCACGGCCTCGATCCTCAACGCCAACGCCTACGGGACCAAGCAGGCCGACGGGGTCACCCCGGTCAGCGGCGACCACACCGCCGACGCCACGCCGCCGAGCGAGAACGACTACTCGATCGCGGTGCGGTTCGCCTACGGGCCGTACAAGTACGCCACCGCCGGCGACAGCGACGGTGAGTACTCCACGAGCGCCAACGGCTACACCTACAACGACATCGAGGCCGGCCTCGCGCCCAAGATCGGCGACGTCGACACGGTGCGCGCCAACCACCACGGGTCGGCGCACTCCTCGTCGCTGAAGTACCTGCAGGCGCTCACCCCGCGGACGACGTTCATCTCCTGCGGCGTCAACTCCTACGGCCACCCCGGCAACGCGACGCTGAACAACTACCGCTCCGTCGGCGCCGACATCTTCCTGGCCAACGACCCGTGCGACACCACGGACACCACCGGCGCGGCGATCGACTACAGCGGCACGTTCAACCACAACGGCACCGTGCACCTGGCCACGAGCAACACCGGCGCCGGCTACACCGTCGATTACGACGGCGGCACGAGGACCTACGTCACCGGCGACTCCGGCGGTGGCGGCACGACCGGCGACCCGACGAAGGTCAAGGTCAACGAGGTGCTCATGGCGCCCTCGGGCACCGGCACCGAGTGGATCGAGCTCTACAACCCGACCACGAGCAGCGTGGACGTCAGCGGCTACTACGTCGACGACGTCGCCGGCGGTGGCGGGGCCCCCAAGGCCATCCCGGCCGGCACGGTGATCCCGGCCGGCGGCCGCTACGTCATGGACGTGGGCTCGGGCTACCTCAACAACACCGGCGCCGAGTCGGCCCGCTTCCTGTCGGTCTCGGGCACCACGGAGACCGTCTACGACACCTACTCCTGGACCCTGTCCTCGACGCAGTACGACAAGGTGTTCCACCGCAGCGGCGACGGGGGCGCCTGGTGCAACACCATCTCCGCCAACGTCACCAAGGGCACCGCCAACCCCACGACGTGCCCGTGA
- a CDS encoding ATP-dependent DNA helicase UvrD2 encodes MSTLATGTPTADDVLAALDPEQREVAASPKGPMCVLAGAGTGKTRAITHRIAYGVHSGAYQPQRVLAVTFTARAAGEMRTRLRELGVGGVQARTFHAAALRQLHYFWPQAIGGAAPEVLPHKASVVAEAGSRLRLQLDRVGVRDLAAEVEWAKVSMLTPETYAAAARRAGRDPAGLDATAMARVLQTYEEVKAERGVIDFEDVLLITVGILTEREDIARTVRSQYRHFVVDEYQDVNAVQQRLLDLWVGERDDVCVVGDAAQTIYSFTGASPRHLLDFPRRYPEARLVKLVRNYRSTPQVVGLANLVVRGGSAGARGGAELVQLQAQGEPGPAPVLTAYPDEPAEAAGVAAAVKARIGQGVPPSQIAVLFRTNAQSEAFEAALADADVPYLVRGGDRFFSRREVRDAVLLLRGAARSDDGSKPMPDLARDVLTGAGWSERPPSSGGATRERWESLQALAALADDLAAASPEARLPELVRELEERSAAQHAPTVQGVTLASLHAAKGLEWDVVFLAGCSDGFIPISMAEGPEAVEEERRLLYVGLTRARRELRLSWAGARNAGGRATRRPSRFLDGAASVLGEGARSAPKAASRAGRGKQMSMAVPAKCRGCGTDLTSAAERKVGRCAECPPTYDEATFEALRAWRLAVAGAAKVPAYVVFTDATLTAIAERNPSSPAELATIGGVGARKLERYGPSVLAILGGADPQETAENLSATSDSA; translated from the coding sequence ATGAGCACCCTGGCCACCGGCACCCCGACCGCAGACGACGTCCTCGCCGCGCTCGACCCCGAGCAGCGGGAGGTCGCAGCGTCCCCGAAGGGGCCGATGTGCGTCCTTGCGGGGGCAGGCACCGGCAAGACCCGGGCGATCACCCACCGGATCGCCTACGGCGTGCACAGCGGGGCCTACCAGCCGCAGCGGGTGCTCGCCGTGACGTTCACCGCCCGCGCGGCGGGGGAGATGCGCACCCGGCTGCGCGAGCTCGGCGTGGGCGGGGTGCAGGCCCGCACCTTCCACGCCGCGGCGCTGCGCCAGCTGCACTACTTCTGGCCGCAGGCCATCGGCGGGGCCGCGCCCGAGGTGCTTCCGCACAAGGCGTCGGTGGTCGCCGAGGCGGGCTCGCGGCTGCGGCTGCAGCTGGACCGGGTCGGCGTGCGCGACCTCGCCGCCGAGGTCGAGTGGGCCAAGGTCAGCATGCTCACCCCCGAGACCTACGCCGCGGCGGCCAGGCGTGCCGGCCGTGACCCGGCCGGCCTCGACGCCACCGCGATGGCCCGCGTGCTGCAGACCTACGAGGAGGTCAAGGCCGAGCGCGGCGTGATCGACTTCGAGGACGTCCTGCTCATCACCGTCGGCATCCTCACCGAGCGCGAGGACATCGCCCGCACGGTGCGCAGCCAGTACCGCCACTTCGTCGTCGACGAGTACCAGGACGTCAACGCGGTGCAGCAGCGCCTGCTCGACCTGTGGGTGGGCGAGCGCGACGACGTCTGCGTGGTCGGCGACGCCGCCCAGACGATCTACTCCTTCACCGGGGCCAGCCCCCGGCACCTGCTGGACTTCCCGCGGCGCTACCCCGAGGCCCGCCTGGTCAAGCTGGTGCGCAACTACCGCTCGACCCCGCAGGTGGTGGGCCTGGCCAACCTCGTGGTGCGCGGCGGCAGCGCCGGGGCCCGTGGGGGAGCCGAGCTGGTGCAGCTGCAGGCCCAGGGCGAGCCGGGACCGGCACCGGTGCTCACGGCATACCCGGACGAGCCGGCCGAGGCGGCAGGGGTCGCCGCGGCGGTCAAGGCGCGCATCGGCCAGGGGGTGCCGCCGAGCCAGATCGCGGTGCTGTTCCGCACCAACGCCCAGTCCGAGGCGTTCGAGGCGGCGCTGGCCGACGCCGACGTGCCCTACCTGGTCCGGGGTGGCGACCGGTTCTTCTCCCGGCGCGAGGTGCGCGACGCAGTGCTCCTGCTGCGCGGCGCGGCCCGCTCCGACGACGGCAGCAAGCCGATGCCCGACCTGGCCCGCGACGTGCTCACCGGCGCCGGGTGGAGCGAGCGGCCCCCGAGCAGCGGCGGGGCGACCCGCGAGCGGTGGGAGTCGCTGCAGGCGCTCGCCGCCCTGGCCGACGACCTCGCCGCCGCGTCGCCCGAGGCCCGGCTGCCCGAGCTGGTGCGCGAGCTGGAGGAGCGCTCCGCCGCCCAGCACGCCCCCACGGTGCAGGGCGTTACGCTCGCCTCGCTGCACGCGGCCAAGGGCCTGGAGTGGGACGTCGTGTTCCTCGCCGGGTGCAGCGACGGCTTCATCCCCATCTCGATGGCCGAGGGGCCCGAGGCCGTCGAGGAGGAGCGTCGCCTGCTGTATGTCGGTCTGACGCGGGCCCGCCGCGAGCTGCGGCTGTCGTGGGCCGGGGCCCGCAACGCCGGCGGCCGGGCCACCCGCCGCCCGTCGCGGTTCCTGGACGGGGCGGCGAGCGTGCTCGGGGAGGGGGCCAGGTCCGCGCCAAAGGCCGCGTCCCGCGCCGGGCGCGGCAAGCAGATGAGCATGGCCGTGCCGGCGAAGTGCCGCGGCTGTGGCACCGACCTGACCAGTGCCGCCGAGCGCAAGGTCGGCCGCTGCGCCGAGTGCCCACCCACCTACGACGAGGCGACCTTCGAGGCGCTGCGCGCCTGGCGCCTCGCGGTGGCCGGGGCCGCCAAGGTGCCGGCCTACGTCGTGTTCACCGACGCCACCCTGACCGCCATCGCCGAGCGCAACCCGTCCTCCCCGGCCGAGCTGGCCACCATCGGCGGGGTCGGGGCGCGCAAGCTGGAGCGTTACGGGCCGTCGGTGCTGGCCATCCTGGGTGGTGCCGACCCTCAGGAGACGGCCGAAAACCTTTCGGCCACAAGCGACTCAGCATGA
- a CDS encoding GNAT family N-acetyltransferase, with translation MTSVTTVRTPRLLLRGWQEADREPFAALNADPEVMEYFPATLTREESDAFADRIAARLEEQDHGLWALEVKATGEFIGYAGLANPSFQAAFTPCTEVGWRLARDAWGHGYATEAARAALRVGFGTLGLAQVVSFTAVGNARSRAVMARLGMSHDPAEDFDHPSLPAGHPLRRHVLYRLTRQEWSGPSSAIR, from the coding sequence ATGACCTCGGTGACCACGGTCCGGACGCCACGGCTGCTGCTGCGGGGCTGGCAGGAGGCCGACCGTGAGCCGTTCGCGGCGCTCAACGCCGACCCCGAGGTCATGGAGTACTTCCCCGCCACGCTGACCCGCGAGGAGTCCGACGCCTTCGCCGACCGGATCGCCGCGCGGCTGGAGGAGCAGGACCACGGCCTGTGGGCGCTGGAGGTCAAGGCCACCGGCGAGTTCATCGGCTACGCGGGCCTGGCCAACCCCTCGTTCCAGGCCGCCTTCACCCCCTGCACCGAAGTGGGCTGGCGCCTGGCCCGGGACGCCTGGGGCCACGGCTACGCCACCGAGGCCGCGCGGGCGGCCCTGCGGGTGGGGTTCGGCACGCTCGGCCTGGCCCAGGTCGTCTCGTTCACCGCGGTCGGCAACGCCCGCTCCCGGGCCGTGATGGCCCGGCTGGGGATGAGCCACGACCCGGCCGAGGACTTCGACCACCCGTCGCTGCCGGCCGGGCATCCGCTGCGCCGGCACGTGCTCTACCGGCTGACCCGTCAGGAGTGGTCGGGGCCCTCCTCTGCCATCAGGTAG
- a CDS encoding alkaline phosphatase family protein, with protein sequence MSRLHPAELIARREDAVKALSQPDLAAAVDLVVWVEQGTDGPVALAANHLGRVRLHADGRHEVLEGQDPVPSEDPMAFLPYELECANPGPARSVDNAYPYAAARILSLFADPTRSPDLAIVHTPRHWFPDEGGHHGEHGSLDVIQSRAPLVMSGVGVRRLGLVDDHARLVDVGPTLAALAGVPPEQLHDAHGEPLDGGVLTAYLEGEQPREPVVVGMLWDGGHCGELLAMAEAGELPGVARLIDAGLALRGGAVAQFPSITLTNHTSILTGLGPGRHGVLGNVFYDRETGERVVPNDASTWHRSGEWLRPAVRTVFEMVSEVVPPRDTPRTACVDEPIERGADYSTMAVIRASGSGNGAAGLGELLPDPHGSGHVHDRAHLDDGYYSWATQVDDVGLQQMTQLFADRRAAPRFTWWSNVVTDAGHHAGGPRSEIARASLRDADARLRAFLAHLDTLGMTDDVTFVLTADHGFEAADEAVTGSWRQALDDLGFPYRDEGPGFVYLMAEEGPDHS encoded by the coding sequence GTGAGCCGACTCCACCCCGCTGAGCTGATCGCCCGCCGCGAGGACGCCGTCAAGGCCCTGAGCCAGCCCGACCTCGCCGCCGCCGTCGACCTGGTCGTGTGGGTCGAGCAGGGGACCGACGGGCCGGTGGCGCTCGCGGCCAACCACCTCGGCCGGGTCCGGCTGCACGCCGACGGGCGGCACGAGGTGCTCGAGGGCCAGGACCCGGTGCCCAGCGAGGACCCGATGGCGTTCCTCCCCTACGAGCTGGAGTGTGCCAACCCCGGGCCGGCGCGCTCGGTCGACAACGCGTACCCCTACGCGGCCGCGCGCATCCTGTCGCTGTTCGCCGACCCCACGCGCAGCCCCGACCTGGCCATCGTCCACACGCCCCGGCACTGGTTCCCCGACGAGGGCGGGCACCACGGTGAGCACGGCTCCCTAGACGTGATCCAGTCCCGGGCGCCGCTGGTGATGTCCGGCGTCGGCGTCCGGCGGCTGGGCCTCGTCGACGACCATGCGCGGCTCGTCGACGTCGGACCCACCCTGGCGGCGCTCGCCGGGGTGCCACCCGAGCAGCTGCACGACGCGCACGGTGAGCCGCTCGACGGGGGCGTGCTCACGGCATACCTGGAGGGGGAGCAGCCGCGCGAGCCGGTCGTCGTGGGCATGCTCTGGGACGGCGGGCACTGCGGTGAGCTGCTCGCCATGGCCGAGGCGGGGGAGCTGCCCGGCGTCGCGCGGCTCATCGACGCCGGCCTGGCGCTGCGCGGCGGGGCCGTGGCGCAGTTCCCCAGCATCACCCTCACCAACCACACCTCCATCCTCACCGGCCTCGGACCGGGGCGGCACGGCGTCTTGGGCAACGTCTTCTACGACCGGGAGACCGGCGAGCGGGTCGTGCCCAACGACGCCTCGACCTGGCACCGCAGCGGCGAGTGGCTGCGCCCGGCGGTGCGGACCGTCTTCGAGATGGTCTCCGAGGTCGTGCCGCCGCGGGACACCCCGCGCACGGCCTGCGTCGACGAGCCGATCGAGCGCGGCGCCGACTACTCGACCATGGCGGTGATCCGGGCCAGCGGCAGTGGCAACGGCGCCGCCGGGCTGGGCGAGCTGCTGCCCGACCCGCACGGGTCCGGGCACGTGCACGACCGGGCGCACCTCGACGACGGCTACTACTCCTGGGCCACCCAGGTCGACGACGTGGGCCTGCAGCAGATGACCCAGCTGTTCGCCGACCGCCGAGCGGCGCCGCGGTTCACCTGGTGGTCCAACGTGGTCACCGATGCAGGGCACCACGCCGGCGGCCCGCGCTCGGAGATCGCCCGCGCCTCGCTGCGCGACGCCGACGCCCGGCTGCGGGCGTTCCTGGCCCACCTCGACACGCTGGGCATGACCGACGACGTGACCTTCGTGCTGACCGCCGACCACGGCTTCGAGGCGGCCGACGAGGCGGTGACCGGGTCGTGGCGCCAGGCCCTGGACGACCTCGGCTTCCCCTACCGCGACGAGGGCCCCGGCTTCGTCTACCTGATGGCAGAGGAGGGCCCCGACCACTCCTGA